The Oncorhynchus mykiss isolate Arlee chromosome Y, USDA_OmykA_1.1, whole genome shotgun sequence genomic sequence aacaaaataatgctTGTACTTTTCTCAGGTGGAACAACCCATTAGGCTTTGTAGTGTTGTTCATAAGAGTTCTGTTCTGTGTCTGTTATAGCCACACAGAAATgcaggctatttcagccataacAGACATAGAACATAAATTTCACATACTTCAAGCTTAAAAATCTTGTGAAATTGTGGACATACTTAGGTTTATGAGTGCCTTCTGCTGGTCTGTAACCTCTCTAAACAGAGTAGGCTTGTATTTGGCGTAGCAAGGCTGTTAATTGTCCAGCACGCTTTTGTAGGCTATATGAAATTCTCTGACCATATAGCTGTGTTCTTGACACTGGGCATGGAGTTAGCAGTTTGTGTGTGCTGTCAGCCCACAGGTCTGGCCGAAGGCAGATTGTGTAAAGGGGAGTccatggaggagaggatggaatcACCTGGGGAccgagaggaggaaggaggtgaGCTCATCTTTAAAGCCATTACAGCTAAACATGGTAAGGTTTACTCCTAGTCTTCGTCTCTTGAGCTAACCTAACATAAGACCATACTGTGAGACTGACTGATATCTACCTTTCCAGACACATTGAGAAACGAGGAGGTAGCTTCCAGACTGGTATCCTCCCCCGGAGCAGAGGCGGAGCTAAACGGAACCTATGAGATTGCAGAGGTGGGGAACGGACACCAGTGCCCCACCCCCCTGGTCTCCCTGGGCAACAAGTCTCAGGTGGTCACAGAGAATGGGATGTTGGAGACCGACCCACCTCACGGTTCCGTCACTGGGAGTAATGGATACATCCTCagcaagcagcagcagcaggagggggGGTCTACAACGGGGACAGGCTTGGTGGCTGCCCCACACAGGACTAGCTGGTTGCCCTCCGGCACCACAATGGTGggacacaccaccacaaccttcCTGTCCTCCGCAGCAGGGCATGCCCACAGTCCTGGTGCACTAAGAACTGACAACCACCAGGCCGGCTCCCCGTCGGGACAGGGGGACTCAGACACAGAGACTAAAAATGGCACGTCCCCTAGCGACTCCCCCGCCCCCTCTCCGCTGTCCATCGCCATACACCGAGCACGCAAGACCATGTCCAGGCCAGCGTCCAACCAGACACTAAAGGTAGCTAGTATTAGCCTAGTAAAGAGAGAGTCGATGAATGGTTCAGGTATTTCCGTGAGACACATGAGTGAAATTCTATTAAAATATGAAGCATAGCCGCCTTTTGATTCACTAATATTTTCTTTATCGCCGTAGCTTCTAAACAGGGCATTAACAGAACCAAACGGTGCAGACGAGGAGAGTCTGAATggaccagaggaggagaagacatcCACCTCCCAGAACCAGCTACCTCAGAGCCAAAACGACTTGCCGGCTGCAGCCACAGCCAAGTCCCAGACAGGTCAGTGAGACAGCACTGGGGCCTACAGTACATGGGAGAGGGTACAAGGCGAacatcacacacaacaacaatgTAATGGCAGTACTTTGCTTACTGGAGGCTATCTACTTATTTCAAGGCTGCAAACGCCAGAGGAGTATGAATAAAATCTGTGTGTACTGCGACGTAGCTTAAGAGGTTCATGGCTTCTTGAGGCTCAGTTGGTTGCTCTTTTCCAGCAGCATCGGCATCGAGGAAGAAGAAAAGGAAGATGGGAACGTACAGTCTGGTCCCCAAGAAGAAAACCAAAGTGCTGAGGCAGCTGACAGTGGTGGAGATGTTTAGTCAACTTCACCAATCAACTCAAAGCACACAGGTTTCATCTCTCCTCCATAGACTATCTTAACTGTTTTAGAATTTAATGGAAATTGGGAGAAAATGTATTAGAATTTGGATATTTGgctgtcagcatcatgttgtaatATTTCTCTGCTCCCCCTCCCAGCCTAAAGAGGTAGCACACGTCAACGGGGAAAGGATGGAGAATGAGTCAGAGGAGGAAGATTTGGAAGATggagaggaatgggaggaggaggaggagcagggtgGAGAGGAAGGTGTCCCCACGGGCCAGGAGAAGAGTCGAACATCATGCCTTGCCCTTCAGGTTGAAATCTTAGTTGGTCTGTCTGCACCCCAGTTGAGAACCTTGATAAAATGATGCTTCTATTACATTCATAGATATCACAGGTTTAGAACTACACGTTAAGGTAGGAAATGCAAatcattttttttgcaaatggcCAAACCTCTTTGACATTGTGTGATACTTGTCGGTTCAGGGAGAGGAGCCGGACTCTGAGGAATCAgctgaagaggaagaagaggagaacgAGTCTGACTTGGTAAGATTACACAACTCTTTTCCCTTCTTTGAGTCCTTTGATTAGAACAACATAAGTGAGTGTTTTTGTGAACCCAAACGTTATCAAAGCACAGTCTTGTCCTCAGTCATGTTGTTCCGCCATCAGACTGAGGAGGGTTACATTGATTGACATTGGAGAGAATACATCTCTCAAATGATCTGCTTTACACACAGAGCTCGGAATCCAGCGTGAAGAAGAGATTGAAAAAGAAAGTAAAGGGAGACAGCGCCTGGCTCCGGCCATCCAGGAAACGGAAAAGGAAGCCTAAGCCCAAGATTGAGGGACTCCCTGGTACAGTAACCCACCGCTCTGCCTTATGAGGAACATTATGGAAACATCTGAAGAGATCTCCTACCTTTTGACATTCTGCTCCCTGTGCTAGCTAACTCTACATCCCTTTCCAGGCACAGGAccccagccccaggaccaggcAGGCCTCAATAAGGAGTACACAGAGGTTCCCCTCCACTTACTCAACCTCAAAGCCCAGGAGAAGCTGCTCTCCTCACTGCACACAGGTGAGTGAGGCCACAGAGGAGTAGGTGATGTGGAAATAAGAAGAAATGGGGGTAGTTGTGTACTGAACTGCCTGTTGGTAAGATAATTCCTCTCAGAGATTTTCCCATCCATAGACTACCTTTTAATTTTTCTGAAGACTCTAAAATGGTCTTGGTTTTATGAGGCAAGGCCTCTGTCCTCCCTGACAGGTTCAGATGAGAGCAGCACTGAGCGCCCCCTGGTGGTCTGTCATAGAAATATAAAATCTGATAATCAAGAGTCTAGAACTATACCACTATTGTAGCTCTGGCAGTCTGTATCTTTATAAATTAATCTCTATAAACTCTTGGAAAGAGCATTAAACCCGTGTCTAGTAAGGGTCATATTGACATCTGTCAGATGAGCTGAGTGGATGGTCCTCTGTGCAGGAGTTTCTGGGGCTATGGGAAGTGTGGAGCCAGATATGGTGCAGGAGCTGCCCCTCTGCAGCTGTCGCATGGAGACGCCCAAGAGTCGGGAGATCCTCACGCTGGCCGACAGGAAGTGCATGGCCACGGAGAGCGTTGACCGACAGGTGAGCCTTGATGCTAGGCCTCATCATATTTTTGCACGTATCCCATTCCCTATGTCCACTTATCATATTCTCTCCCTATGTCTTTGGCTTCGTCCTGATTATCCACCCCTTTCTCCCTTTTCAACCTTTGTTTCTCACTCATACGTACCTCTTGCCTTCTCCTCACAGCTGAGCCGGTGTCAGAGTGCGGTTCTAAAGCATGAGATGATGCGTCCCTCAAATTCTGTGCAGCTGCTGGTGCTGTGTGAGGACCACCGGGCCGGCATGGTCAAGCACCAGTGCTGCCCCGGCTGTGGCTTCTTCTGCAGAGCCGTGAGTACTGGGACCTCCCTGGAGTGGGAATGGGCAAACACTGCATCTATTTCTGAGTGGAAAGGGTCTTCTAGTAAGCCAGGAAAAGCTCTTGGTCCTAATTATTAGCGGTTAGGGGTAAAAAAAACCTGGCCCTACTTATAACACTGAACTAGCCAAGGCCTTTATATATTCTGTGATTATGGCCTTCGAAAACGTTAAAACAGTGGGATTCTTCAATGGCGGACACACTGACCTGGCTGTGTATGTTTGGGTTGTAGGGTACGTTCATGGAGTGCCAACCGGACATCAACATCTCCCACCGTTTCCACCAGGCCTGTGCCTCAGTACTGAAGGGCCAGACCTTCTGTCCACACTGTGGAGAGGAGGCCAGCAAGGCCAAGGAGGTAACCATCGCCAAGGCCGACACAACCTCCACCGTGCCTGCCACACGTGCTGCACATGACCCTGCCACGCCCAGGACCGCGGAGGGCAGGGCAGACACCACAACTGGAGGGTAGGTTCACAGCACTGGTGGGAATAATGGGTTGGGGGGGGCTTCCATTACATTCAATAGCAGGTAAAGAAAGGAGCCGAATCTCACGTTTTTATCAATACATCGTTTTGTATTCCTGTATTCCTTTCAGTCTGGAAAGATGACACTGGTATTTTCAACAGTATCACTCTTCTGTTGTAGTAATCAGGCATTTGTCACCcttctgtgtgtgttccagtccattctgtctctctgtgggaGGTGATCTGGGTGGCCAAGCAGacagctctctctccatcccacccGAGCACACACTGGACACCTCCTCCTTCCCTGGGGGCTCCAGAACCGGAGTTCTGCCTCCTGCTTTGGGCATGGGGATCAGCATAGGAGTGGGCGCCGCCCCTAAAGAGACCTTAGAGAGCATCCTACTGGCACTGGACACAGAGAAGTAAGACATTCTACCAAGACTCAGAGTTTGAGAGGTTAAAAAGTGCTGCTCTACTATGCAACTGTTTGATTGTCCTGATTAGTATTTCACTCTCTCACTACCACCCCGTCACCAGTCTCCTCTCACACTCTTAACCACTTTAAGTGTTACTAACAAGGTTTtgatccaacctttttatgcgagtaGTCGATGCCAGATAAAAAATGGCACGACCCACCTGATGGAAAGGCACATTTGTCAGTGAACTtcccaaatgtcgacaaaacaaatgacgctagacaaggtgggaacGTTTTGTCTTAGAAAAAATAATTATGCGAAAAATAGTGGGGGAAGACTtcaagcttgttgagagaatgccaagctgtcatgaaggcaaatggtggccactttgtagaatctcaaatgtaacatatattttgatttgtttaacacttttttggttactacatgattccacatctgctatttcatagttttgatgtcttcactattattctacaatgtagaaaatagtaaaaagaaagaaaaaaacagaagTCCAAACTTTTTGCTGGTACTGTTAGTATTCAAATccattgctatgagactcgaaattgaggtccgatgcatcctgtttccattgatcatccttgagtccgcctgtggtaaattcatttgattggacatgatttggaaaggcacacacctgtctatataaggtcccacagttgacagtgcatgtcagaggagcaaaaaccaagccgtgaggttgaaggaattgtccgtagagctccaggattgtgtcgaggcacagatccggggaagagtaccaaaaacatttctgcagcattgaaggtccccaagaacacagtggcttccatcaatcttaaatggaagaagtttggaaccaccaagactcttcctagagctggccgcccgggcaaactgagcaatcgactctgtcacactgacagagctccagagtttctctgcggagatgggagaaccttccagaaggataaccatctctgcagcactccaccaatcaggcttttatggtagagtggccagatggaagccactcctaagtaaaatccacatgacagcctgcttgcagtttgccaaatggcacctaaaggacacagcatgagaaacaaggttctctggcCTAATGAAAacaattatttggcctgaatgctaaatGTCACatctggagtaaacctggcaccatccctatggtgaagcagagtggtggcagcatcatgctgtggggatgtttgtcagcggcaaggactgggagactagtcgggatcgagggaaagatgaacggagcaaagtacagagagatccttgatggaaagcTGCTCCACCgcgctcatgacctcagactggggcgaagattcaccttccaacaggacaaagagcccagacttgaacccgatttaacatctctggagagacctaaaaacagctgtgcagtgacgctccccatccaacctgaccgagcttgagaggatctgcagagaagaattggataaactctcaaatacaggtgtgccaagcttgtagcttcatacccaagaagactcgaggctgtaatcgctgccaaaggtgcttcaacaaagtacacaCTCAacaaaatacttatgtaaatgtaatatttcagtttttcattatggggtattgtgtctttgtgtagattgatgaggagggggaaaaaacaaagcAATTTTAGGACAAGGCTgtaaagtggaaaaagtcaaggggtctgaatactttctgacggcACTGTAAGAGAACGTTGAGGGTTCCTCAGCTACCTTCCTGTGTGACATGTTCATGCACATGTTAAATTATTTCTGTTTTCTATCAATATTTtcctgttgttattgtgaaggtgtatTCCTGTGGACTGACTTCTTCCATGTGTCCTGCATCAGGCCCAAGAAGCTGCGGTTTCACCCCAAGCAGCTGTTTATCTCTGCTAAACAGGGGGAAATACAGAAGGTCTTGCTCATGTTGGGTGAGGGAGATGTGTTTTTTTAAAACTAAGATATTAAACAATGAACAAACGTCATTATCTGGTCAGGTTTCTGTGAATAACAAATGTCCCTCTGTATCCCTGTCCACCAGTGGATGGGGTAGACCCTAACTTTAAGATGGAGAGCCAGAGCAGACGCACCCCCCTCCATGTAGCATCTGAGGCAGGCCACCAGGAGATCTGTCACCTGCTGGTTCAGGTGAGGCTTGGCTATGGTTCCCACTGGGAGTGGATGAGGGAAGGGGTAGACGCTGCATTACACGGACATGCATCGAGACCAAGCTTTCCAGCATGGGTTCCACGGCAACGGTTGACTCGCCAGGTTATTACGTTGCACACGTGTTGACGTCTTTATAGTGGATCATTTTAATCGGACAGTCCTCAACATCTTATCATGGATCAATTTCGACAGCATTGAGTGGATCAGAGTAGATTGATCTCGTTGTTTtggtctgtccctccctccctaccagtCTGGTGCTAACCTGGACATCTGCGATGAGGACCAGCGCACGCCCCTGATGGAGGCCTGTGAGAACAACCACCTGGAGGCGGTCTGCTACCTACTGAGGGCAGGAGCCATCGCCAGCCACAAGGTGGGTTCATACACCCTCTCTAACACCACAACGACACGCATACCTCATTCTCCCAGGAGACTTCATTAGTCTATATTTCCATGGGGGCAGTGGCTGTCATGGTGCTGTATGTAACTCAAGTGCCATTCTTGTCTTAGGCTTTGGTAATAGTGTTTTGATAGCATGCAAGCCCTGTTAGTAGGCTATGCTGAGGGTTGTGTTGTATTACAGTGGTATGAATCTTATGACGGCAGCAATGTGTGTTGGACTCCCTTCTGTTCTCCAGGATGTGGAGGGGTTCACTTGTCTCCACCTAGCTGCTAAGATTGGCCATTATAACATCGTGGAGCATCTCCTCTCCACAGGACTCATAGACATCAACTGTCAGGTGAGTTCTGCTTTTTTCAGTCATAAACCAGTGAAACacaaacttggtgagcatagctgTAATTCTGCACAATGTTTAGTCCCTCAAGATGATTATAGCTTAGCATGGCTTGTGTTGGTTGTACCACTGAAGTCAATCAGAACCAGGAGTGCTTTCATATTAATTCAGTTCTTGTTTTGCTCTGGCCCGTGTTTGTGTTGTGCTCTCACTAGTAGCCTTTCCGTAGGGGCCTGACTCTCCTCTCGGTGGGCGTGCTGCTCCCATCCGCTCCACATGGGCTCCTAATGGTTTCCTCTTACATTGCAGCTGCTGTGGAAGGATCCGTTCTTTCTCAGCATGCATTAGTTAGGATTACAACCCCATTGGCTACCCTGCCGACGTGAAAGCCAATTTGTTTGTGTAAAGCTACTGAGCCAGTTGTCGTTGACCTCCTATTCTGGCCATCTCTGAAACAGACGTTTCTCTGCCTCAAAAATGTATCTGATCTCAGGGATGTGTGGCAGGGATGCTCCAGCATTTCAAAAGGAGAGGTCCTTTTGTGTGCCACCATCAAGGGCACTCTGAGGCCATATGATTGTGGTACTGCAGAGTTTAAAAACCTGAGTATGGTATTTGATGTCTCTATTTGAAGTGCTTGACCTTGCTGCAGGTATTGATCCATTATGGCAGGAACGATGTCATGGCAGTCTTTGTCCTTGTGGTAATACATCCTCCTCAACCTCTTATAATATCTCTTGGAGAAGGTTAGTGACACCGCTCGTTGTTATATCCAGGACATTGAAGCAATCACATGCTGTAAGGGCCCGTTGTTAAAGCTGTGATGTGTTACTCTCTCTAGGACGATGGCGGTTGGACGGCTATGATTTGGGCAACAGAGTATAAGCACCTAGAGCAGGTGAAGATGCTGCTCAATAAAGGGGCTGACATCAACATTAGGGACAAGGTCAGTAACTAGGGTTAACTGGGAGTCTTCATGACCTCCCACAAGCCAAATTATTTTTGTTTAATTTACTTTGCTCTAtcttgattattatttttttgtatgaCTTTGTCGTGAATTTGCTAACTGTTGTCTGTTTGTAGGAGGAGAACATCTGTCTCCACTGGGCGGCCTTCTCTGGCAGTGTGGAGATTGCTGAGCTCCTCCTAGAGTCCAAGTGTGACCTCCATGCTGTCAACATCCACGGAGACTCCCCCCTGCACATCGCTGCACGGGAGAACAGGCTCGAATGTGTCACGTGAGTGGAGGTTGAGGGGAAATGACTGGTGATTCGGCAATAAGTAATAGAATCTCCATCTACAGCACTGCTGTGGCTGTAGCCTCCACTATTATAACCGAGGCTGTAGCCACATCAGGACTATTCCATCTAGTGCAGTTAAGTGATGGTGTTGAAGGCTATGATCTGTGGCCCCTCAGGCTCTTTCTGTCTCGCGGGGCTGATGTCAACCTGAAGAACCGTGAGGGGGAGACGCCGCCAGACTGCTGCAGCCACAGTTCCAGGGTGTGGCTCACCCTGCAGACTAACAGGAGGGTGAAGGAGGCCAGGAGCAGCACCCAGGGGGAGAAGGTCCTTAACAGGTAGAATTCCTCGATCGCCGTCTCTCAAACGTTCATGCATTTCTTTCACACGTTTACCTTTCTGATGCTCTGTCTCTGATCCACGCATGGTACCCTTTTCTACCCTTTCCTCTACTTGTGGCTACCTCTTTTTGACCGATTGTCAAGTATAATATAATATCCACTGGGACCTTTTTGCTGACCAGTACATCTTTCACCACAGAGACATAGCCCGGGGGTATGAGGGAGTTCCAGTCCCCTGTGTCAACTCAGTGGACAGTGAGCCCTGTCCGGATAACTACAAATATGTCCCAGACAACTGTGTCACCTCCCCCATGAACATAGACAAGAACATCACACACTTACAGGTGGGTCATGTGACTGGGTAGACCAGGGGTCTCCAGCAACTCGCAGCCCACATATGAGTAGCTcaccaaacaattctgaaagtacatgcaaTTTTCCACGGTTTCCACAGCAAACTGTCATAAACAAATATCAACACCACAAGCTCCCAGCTACTATGATATGCAACGcaacattgacattatcccaTCCCTAGTTAGgtttggctttttaagccaatagtggctAACACAATGTCTGCCTATTTAATTTCCAGCACtattgcctgtctgtctgtgtgatgcaCGTGTTTGTCTATCACTCTGTGTGTAGCAAGTTGATGTGTTAACCGTCTTGTGGGTCGACAGAAATACTTTCcacaaaaccttctcaattaaatgttaactgcaaagtaggcttacctgTCAAACGTATATCATTTGTAAACTTTGCCATGAAATGAGTACAGCACCATCGCTAGATCGGCACATTCCTCACTAGGGCCAAATGCACAATTAAAGGGGAATTGCACTCAATGTGTTTTCATCTAAAATAAATGACcttctgatgtgatttaagcattgacaTGAACTCAACATCCAattttgttgtttctctatgaaCAATTGTAATTTTAAGAATGGAAAAACTAAAGCATTAAACCAGAAAAAATacattataaatataaaacaatttAGGGGAACAAAATCTgattttaaccattattttaccaggtatattgacagaaaactCTTGTACACTAAGGCCCTGGTGAAGAGttgcagaggagaagagaagaatgtgCATGTTTGAAAGCTAGGGAAAAAATCGTAGCGCTCGACATGcttcattttttaaaaagtaGCTCTCATTCTAGAAATGGTTGGCGACTCCTAGAATAGACCATCCTAGAGTTGATCATACTTGATGACCTGAAAGATGAAGTTACCATCTTTCTCTCTGCGATccacagtactgtgtgtgtaaAGACGACTGCTCCTCAAGCAGCTGCATGTGTGGCCAGCTTAGCCTGCGCTGTTGGTATGACAAGGTAAGACCCAACACTTCAGTATCACTATTGTTGACAAAGTGCTGGTCTCCTATGATCGTCATGTCTGTTCCATGACCTTTCTCAGGATGGTCGTCTGCTCCCGGAGTTCTGTCGTGAGGAACCGCCCCTCATCTTCGAGTGTAACCACGCCTGCTCCTGCTGGAGAACCTGCAAGAACCGCGTGGTGCAGAACGGACTGAGGTACCTCCAATTTCCTGTCTCTACATTCAACCATATTTTTACAACCAAGCCAACACTCCTATTGATGATAACATCTAGATCAGGAAAAATGTTTTTCAGTCAAACCGCAACCACTCATTTGGAAGTTGTAATGCATCTGACATCCCAAAATGCATGTCGGGATAATGTGTTTATCGAGTTGAATGTGCTGTTAGTACATCCATACTGATAGAGTTTTTATTTTCAGGGTCCGGCTCCAGCTGTTCCGGACCAGTCGTATGGGCTGGGGGGTGCGGACACTGCAGGAAATTCCCCAGGGAACCTTTGTGTGCGAGTGAGTCCTAGACATACCCCCTTTCACAATGCGTAGTTTTACCGCACCTTCAAGCTCTTAGATGATTTCCCATTCAATGTCATCTGTGCGTGGTGCTGAATTGCTATTTGTGGGGTTGATGGGTCCCTGACCTCATTTCCTGTCCACAGGTATGTGGGGGAGATCATCTCTGACGCAGAGGCAGATGTCAGGGAAAACGACTCCTACCTGTTCAACCTAGACAGCAAGGTAGGGATCAGTGCTCATGAATGTCATTAAATCTTGCTGGCTAACTTTAGGACAAATCCAAAATGTAACTAGGTATCTCAACTTGGACCACTGTAATTGCAGTGGGATCTGCTGTGCTTTGCAGGCAGATTTCAATCTGTTACCCAGTGATAAATTAATTGTATTCTTGTCTCTTGAGGCCTTTCCTGGACTTGTTTCTAAAACACTCTGCTATTCTACGATTATTGTCTTACTTTGTGCtattcaaatctaattttattagtcacacgtgccaaatacaacagatgtagaccttacagtgaaatgcttacttatgagcccctaaccaacagtgcagttttaaaaacaatatggataagaataagagctaaaagtaacaagtaatttaagagcagcagtaaaaaataatgtatacaggggggtgcaagtacagagtccatgtacaccagttagttgaggtagtatgttcatgtacagtgccttgcgaaagtatttggcccccttgaactttgtgaccttttgccacatttcaggcttcaaacataaagatataaaactatttttttgtgaaaaatcaacaacgagtgggacacaatcatgaagtggaacgacatttattggatatttcaaacttttttaacaaatcaaaaactgaaaaattgggcgtgcaaaattattcagcccctttactttcagtgcagcaaactctctccagaagttcagtgaggatctctgaatgatccaatgttgacctaaatgactaatgatgataaatacaatccacctgtgtgtaatcaagtctccgtataaatgcacctgcactgtgatagtctcagaggtccgttaaaagcgcagagagcatcatgaagaacaaggaacacaccaggcaggtcctttttggcaacaatgcaaaacgttatgtttggcgtaaaagcaacacagctcatcaccctgaacacaccatccccactgtcaaacatggtggtggcagcatcatggtttgggcctgcttttcttcagcagggacagggaagatggttaaaattgatgggaagatggatggagccaaatacaggaccattctggaagaaaacctgatggagtctgcaaaagacctgagactgggacggagatttgtcttccaacaagacaatgatccaaaacataaagcaaaatctacaatggaatggttcaaaaataaacatatccaggtgttagaatggccaagtcaaagtccagacctgaatccaatcgagaatctgtggaaagaactgaaaactgctgttcacaaatgctctccttccaacctcactgagctcgagctgttttgcaaggaggaatgggaaaaaaattcagtctctcgatgtgcaaaactgatagagacacaccccaagcgacttacagctgtaatcgcagcaaaaggtggcgctacaaagtattaacttaagggggctgaataattttgcacgcccaatttttcagtttttgatttgttaaaaaagtttgaaatatccaataaatgtcgttccacttcatgattgtgtcccacttgttgttgattcttcacaaaaaaatacagttttatatctttatgttgaagcctgaaatgtggcaaaaggtcgcaaagttcaagggggccgaatactttcgcaaggcactgtaggtagagttaattaaaagtgactaggcatagatgacaacagagagtggcagtggtgtggagcgGGGAATGCAAAAtgtttgggtagccatttgactagatgttcatgagtcttatggcttgggggtagaagctgtttagaagcctcttggacctagatttggccctccggtaccgcttgccgtgtggtagcagagagaacagtctgagtagggtggctggagtctttgacaatttttagggccttcctctgacaccgcctgctatagaggtcctggatggcagaaagcttggcc encodes the following:
- the ehmt1b gene encoding histone-lysine N-methyltransferase EHMT1 isoform X7, with translation MASVQAEPTGLAEGRLCKGESMEERMESPGDREEEGDTLRNEEVASRLVSSPGAEAELNGTYEIAEVGNGHQCPTPLVSLGNKSQVVTENGMLETDPPHGSVTGSNGYILSKQQQQEGGSTTGTGLVAAPHRTSWLPSGTTMVGHTTTTFLSSAAGHAHSPGALRTDNHQAGSPSGQGDSDTETKNGTSPSDSPAPSPLSIAIHRARKTMSRPASNQTLKLLNRALTEPNGADEESLNGPEEEKTSTSQNQLPQSQNDLPAAATAKSQTAASASRKKKRKMGTYSLVPKKKTKVLRQLTVVEMFSQLHQSTQSTQPKEVAHVNGERMENESEEEDLEDGEEWEEEEEQGGEEGVPTGQEKSRTSCLALQGEEPDSEESAEEEEEENESDLSSESSVKKRLKKKVKGDSAWLRPSRKRKRKPKPKIEGLPGTGPQPQDQAGLNKEYTEVPLHLLNLKAQEKLLSSLHTGVSGAMGSVEPDMVQELPLCSCRMETPKSREILTLADRKCMATESVDRQLSRCQSAVLKHEMMRPSNSVQLLVLCEDHRAGMVKHQCCPGCGFFCRAGTFMECQPDINISHRFHQACASVLKGQTFCPHCGEEASKAKEVTIAKADTTSTVPATRAAHDPATPRTAEGRADTTTGGPFCLSVGGDLGGQADSSLSIPPEHTLDTSSFPGGSRTGVLPPALGMGISIGVGAAPKETLESILLALDTEKPKKLRFHPKQLFISAKQGEIQKVLLMLVDGVDPNFKMESQSRRTPLHVASEAGHQEICHLLVQSGANLDICDEDQRTPLMEACENNHLEAVCYLLRAGAIASHKDVEGFTCLHLAAKIGHYNIVEHLLSTGLIDINCQDDGGWTAMIWATEYKHLEQVKMLLNKGADINIRDKEENICLHWAAFSGSVEIAELLLESKCDLHAVNIHGDSPLHIAARENRLECVTLFLSRGADVNLKNREGETPPDCCSHSSRVWLTLQTNRRVKEARSSTQGEKVLNRDIARGYEGVPVPCVNSVDSEPCPDNYKYVPDNCVTSPMNIDKNITHLQYCVCKDDCSSSSCMCGQLSLRCWYDKDGRLLPEFCREEPPLIFECNHACSCWRTCKNRVVQNGLRVRLQLFRTSRMGWGVRTLQEIPQGTFVCEYVGEIISDAEADVRENDSYLFNLDSKEGDVYCIDARFYGNISRFINHMCEPNLFPCRVFTAHQDLRFPHIAFFACETIKAGEELGFDYGDHFWDIKGKHFSCECGSPKCKYSAAVIALRQADSSPQEEQHSTLPDTSSYTPS
- the ehmt1b gene encoding histone-lysine N-methyltransferase EHMT1 isoform X5, with amino-acid sequence MASVQAEPTGLAEGRLCKGESMEERMESPGDREEEGGELIFKAITAKHDTLRNEEVASRLVSSPGAEAELNGTYEIAEVGNGHQCPTPLVSLGNKSQVVTENGMLETDPPHGSVTGSNGYILSKQQQQEGGSTTGTGLVAAPHRTSWLPSGTTMVGHTTTTFLSSAAGHAHSPGALRTDNHQAGSPSGQGDSDTETKNGTSPSDSPAPSPLSIAIHRARKTMSRPASNQTLKLLNRALTEPNGADEESLNGPEEEKTSTSQNQLPQSQNDLPAAATAKSQTAASASRKKKRKMGTYSLVPKKKTKVLRQLTVVEMFSQLHQSTQSTQPKEVAHVNGERMENESEEEDLEDGEEWEEEEEQGGEEGVPTGQEKSRTSCLALQGEEPDSEESAEEEEEENESDLSSESSVKKRLKKKVKGDSAWLRPSRKRKRKPKPKIEGLPGTGPQPQDQAGLNKEYTEVPLHLLNLKAQEKLLSSLHTGVSGAMGSVEPDMVQELPLCSCRMETPKSREILTLADRKCMATESVDRQLSRCQSAVLKHEMMRPSNSVQLLVLCEDHRAGMVKHQCCPGCGFFCRAGTFMECQPDINISHRFHQACASVLKGQTFCPHCGEEASKAKEVTIAKADTTSTVPATRAAHDPATPRTAEGRADTTTGGPFCLSVGGDLGGQADSSLSIPPEHTLDTSSFPGGSRTGVLPPALGMGISIGVGAAPKETLESILLALDTEKPKKLRFHPKQLFISAKQGEIQKVLLMLVDGVDPNFKMESQSRRTPLHVASEAGHQEICHLLVQSGANLDICDEDQRTPLMEACENNHLEAVCYLLRAGAIASHKDVEGFTCLHLAAKIGHYNIVEHLLSTGLIDINCQDDGGWTAMIWATEYKHLEQVKMLLNKGADINIRDKEENICLHWAAFSGSVEIAELLLESKCDLHAVNIHGDSPLHIAARENRLECVTLFLSRGADVNLKNREGETPPDCCSHSSRVWLTLQTNRRVKEARSSTQGEKVLNRDIARGYEGVPVPCVNSVDSEPCPDNYKYVPDNCVTSPMNIDKNITHLQYCVCKDDCSSSSCMCGQLSLRCWYDKDGRLLPEFCREEPPLIFECNHACSCWRTCKNRVVQNGLRVRLQLFRTSRMGWGVRTLQEIPQGTFVCEYVGEIISDAEADVRENDSYLFNLDSKEGDVYCIDARFYGNISRFINHMCEPNLFPCRVFTAHQDLRFPHIAFFACETIKAGEELGFDYGDHFWDIKGKHFSCECGSPKCKYSAAVIALRQADSSPQEEQHSTLPDTSSYTPS